The Lewinellaceae bacterium genome has a segment encoding these proteins:
- a CDS encoding Na+/H+ antiporter NhaC family protein — protein MKIRYLLSFLGICSLSFNSIAQSPEDSTQITIAPVEVQIPQVTLEDYEVTTNAGNLEFRSGSLNGKSSIDIGGESRELIFENGIAKLPINTDAKGELLLFHTEKGNKLYHIAARSDGSFRFRHIPFWFSILPPLIAIFLALLFKEVVSSLFVGIFAGAFIAGGLRIDSIYYFLMSLFEVVRKYIISALVDSGHMSVIIFSLLIGAMVAVISRNGGMAGVVNVLAKFATTRKSAQLVTWFLGVAIFFDDYANTLIVGNTMRSVTDRFKISREKLAYIVDSTAAPVASVAFITTWIGAELTYIDDGMHKIGIMTELGLTPYTVFFHSLKYSFYPVLTLVFMLMVIWMGREYGPMLKAEKRANDTGQVAPPQTETGLTEEMEDLTPVKGAPLKWYNAALPVLVVIFMTLFGLVDTGITSLSAELGSRGIIAHSWGEVWGNMNVLFPNGGAGFFLKLGKLIGSADSYVALIWASISGLVVAIFLTIVSRIMKLPDTINTMTTGFKTMLPAIIILTLAWSLAGTTDVLHTAEFLTSALADSINPYLLPAIIFVLAALISFSTGSSWSTMAILYPIAIPTAWAVCQSAGMDNEASLEILLNVIAVVLAASVLGDHCSPISDTTILSSLASDCKHIEHVRTQLPYALTVGGVSVLSGTISALLGGGWLICTLILFAGFGVMYLILRTFGRKIEL, from the coding sequence ATGAAAATCCGCTATTTGCTTTCTTTTTTGGGCATTTGTAGTCTGTCATTCAATTCCATCGCTCAAAGCCCGGAAGATTCCACACAAATTACCATTGCGCCTGTTGAAGTACAAATTCCTCAAGTGACCTTAGAGGATTACGAGGTAACCACCAATGCAGGAAATCTCGAATTTCGATCGGGTTCGCTCAATGGAAAATCCTCCATCGATATTGGTGGGGAAAGCCGTGAATTGATCTTCGAAAACGGTATTGCCAAACTACCAATTAACACAGACGCCAAAGGGGAATTGTTGTTGTTCCATACGGAAAAAGGCAACAAATTATACCACATTGCCGCCCGGTCAGACGGTTCGTTCCGATTCAGACATATTCCTTTCTGGTTCTCCATTCTGCCGCCGCTCATTGCTATCTTTCTTGCCCTTTTATTCAAAGAAGTGGTATCGTCTCTTTTCGTAGGCATTTTCGCCGGGGCTTTTATCGCCGGCGGCTTGCGGATAGATTCAATCTATTACTTCCTCATGAGTCTTTTCGAGGTGGTTCGAAAATATATTATTTCGGCACTGGTGGATAGCGGCCACATGTCGGTGATTATCTTTTCCCTTTTGATCGGTGCCATGGTGGCCGTCATTTCCCGAAACGGCGGCATGGCAGGAGTCGTTAATGTACTGGCAAAATTTGCGACGACCCGAAAAAGTGCCCAATTGGTCACCTGGTTTCTTGGCGTAGCCATCTTTTTCGATGATTATGCCAATACGCTCATCGTAGGAAATACCATGCGTTCGGTAACCGACCGGTTTAAAATTTCAAGAGAAAAACTGGCCTATATCGTCGATAGTACGGCAGCCCCTGTGGCCTCGGTAGCCTTCATTACTACCTGGATTGGCGCGGAGCTCACCTATATTGACGACGGGATGCATAAAATCGGAATCATGACAGAACTGGGACTCACTCCCTACACAGTGTTTTTTCACTCCCTGAAATATTCTTTTTACCCGGTGCTAACGCTGGTTTTTATGCTAATGGTGATCTGGATGGGAAGAGAATATGGTCCAATGCTCAAAGCTGAAAAAAGAGCCAATGATACAGGTCAGGTAGCTCCCCCACAAACCGAAACGGGACTTACTGAAGAAATGGAGGATCTAACCCCTGTAAAAGGTGCACCATTGAAGTGGTACAATGCGGCTTTACCGGTCCTGGTAGTAATTTTCATGACCCTTTTCGGATTGGTTGATACAGGAATCACTTCCCTGAGTGCTGAATTAGGCAGTAGAGGAATTATCGCCCATAGCTGGGGAGAGGTTTGGGGGAATATGAATGTTTTATTTCCAAATGGTGGAGCGGGTTTCTTCCTGAAACTCGGCAAACTAATTGGTAGTGCAGACTCTTATGTGGCTCTGATCTGGGCTTCGATCAGTGGTTTGGTGGTGGCGATTTTTCTTACTATAGTAAGTCGTATCATGAAATTGCCAGACACCATCAACACCATGACCACCGGATTCAAAACGATGCTTCCCGCCATCATTATATTAACTTTGGCCTGGTCCCTCGCCGGCACCACCGATGTGTTGCATACGGCAGAATTTCTCACCTCTGCCCTGGCCGACAGCATTAACCCTTACCTATTGCCGGCCATTATTTTTGTATTGGCTGCGCTGATTTCTTTTTCCACCGGTTCAAGCTGGAGTACCATGGCTATTTTATACCCGATTGCCATTCCGACCGCCTGGGCCGTATGCCAAAGCGCCGGTATGGACAACGAGGCTTCTTTGGAAATTTTACTGAACGTTATTGCAGTAGTGCTGGCGGCCTCCGTTTTAGGCGATCACTGTTCTCCGATATCGGATACCACTATCCTGAGTTCTCTTGCCTCGGATTGCAAACACATTGAGCACGTCAGAACGCAGTTGCCTTACGCCCTGACCGTTGGCGGGGTAAGTGTTCTTTCCGGAACCATCTCAGCCTTGTTGGGCGGCGGATGGCTGATCTGTACCCTGATCCTGTTTGCCGGGTTTGGCGTGATGTATTTAATCCTCAGGACATTTGGAAGGAAAATTGAGTTATGA
- a CDS encoding T9SS type A sorting domain-containing protein encodes MNKMKRFFKYPKNVVNSYLYSLFRGYYHLRLQVLSFSPIIIMLVFSQQAFSQLTGRLDIDFIVDGNQLATPLTGGLNAPQLSEVDFNNDGMQDLYIFDRIGNRHLTFLNTGGEDYEYAPEYEENFPPVTGWILLRDFDGDHIMDIFAYSDAIVSGVMVFKGEYEAGKIKFVRHNFNELLNIIFIPLQTGGSTQLYVSEVDVPAIDDIDCDGDLDIMTFSVAGGYIDWYRNTSVESGFGMDSLRYVLETNCWGGVFESGISNEINLSGGAGDCYEGFQDESVEERHSGSTLLTFDRNNDGKKELSLGDISFSNIILLNNGGNCGEAWFNAQEGNFPAEDVAVDIPVFPSSYYLDVDHDGIKDFLAAPNSTAAAEDYNALWFYKNTTSNEYPSFQLQKKNFLIDEMLDFGSGAQPALVDYNADGLLDLVVGNYSYFVPFGDRDPRLFLFLNTGTATNPAFTLEDDDFLNMSLFSQSSYNYAPTFGDLDGDGDMDILIGEQYGQLFYGENTAGPGNPVNIPSVTYNYLGINVGQASVPQIIDLNRDGLKDLVIGEKNGNINYLVNTGTTTSPVFNPDPAMPPNIFYLGTVDTRIPGYSTGHSAPFIIDTETDGYRLYTGSEIGRIEVYGNIDGNLGGTFSTQTETFGGLAEGIRTHLVLEDLNEDGFLDLILGNFSGGLEIFGTDIPKYINVSNEEVADVDGLRIFPNPADEKIIISTNHSSGELIEVELYDLTGKKLLTSKWSGVSQAIDVSTLPPAIYVVKVLRGHQIRVEKIIVE; translated from the coding sequence ATGAATAAAATGAAGCGCTTTTTCAAGTATCCCAAAAACGTGGTGAATTCTTATTTGTACAGCCTTTTTCGGGGTTATTACCACCTCAGATTACAGGTATTAAGCTTTAGCCCGATCATTATAATGCTTGTTTTCAGTCAACAGGCCTTTTCCCAGTTAACCGGCCGATTGGATATCGACTTTATTGTCGATGGAAATCAATTGGCCACCCCTTTGACGGGCGGACTCAACGCACCCCAACTTTCCGAGGTTGACTTCAATAATGACGGGATGCAGGATCTTTACATTTTTGACCGGATAGGAAATCGCCATCTCACCTTTTTAAATACAGGAGGAGAAGATTATGAATACGCACCGGAATACGAAGAGAATTTTCCTCCTGTCACAGGCTGGATCTTATTGCGGGATTTTGACGGAGACCACATCATGGATATTTTTGCTTATTCCGATGCGATTGTAAGCGGGGTCATGGTTTTTAAAGGGGAATATGAAGCGGGTAAAATAAAATTCGTCCGGCATAATTTTAATGAATTGCTCAACATTATTTTTATTCCCTTACAAACAGGAGGGAGTACCCAACTTTATGTCAGTGAAGTTGATGTGCCGGCCATAGATGACATCGACTGTGATGGAGACCTGGACATTATGACCTTCAGCGTTGCCGGAGGATATATTGACTGGTATCGGAACACTTCGGTGGAGAGCGGGTTTGGAATGGATAGTCTGCGTTACGTCCTGGAAACAAATTGCTGGGGCGGTGTTTTTGAAAGCGGCATTTCCAATGAAATTAACCTCTCCGGTGGTGCCGGGGATTGTTATGAAGGCTTTCAGGACGAGTCGGTGGAAGAACGCCATTCCGGATCCACTTTACTTACTTTTGACCGAAATAATGACGGTAAAAAAGAACTTTCTCTGGGGGACATCTCGTTTTCAAACATCATATTGTTGAACAATGGCGGCAATTGTGGAGAAGCCTGGTTTAATGCCCAGGAAGGCAATTTTCCTGCAGAGGATGTGGCCGTGGATATTCCTGTTTTTCCATCGAGTTATTACCTTGATGTGGATCATGACGGAATTAAGGATTTCCTGGCGGCTCCTAATTCTACCGCTGCCGCGGAAGATTATAACGCTTTATGGTTTTATAAGAATACCACTTCTAATGAATATCCGTCTTTCCAGTTGCAAAAGAAAAATTTTCTCATAGACGAAATGCTGGACTTTGGCTCCGGAGCACAACCGGCACTTGTCGATTACAATGCAGATGGTTTATTGGACCTGGTGGTGGGCAACTATTCCTATTTTGTTCCATTCGGCGACAGGGATCCCCGGTTGTTTCTGTTTTTAAATACGGGAACCGCTACTAATCCAGCGTTTACACTGGAAGATGATGACTTTCTGAATATGAGCCTGTTTTCTCAAAGTTCCTACAATTATGCACCCACCTTTGGCGATTTGGACGGGGATGGGGATATGGATATTCTTATAGGGGAACAATATGGTCAGTTATTTTACGGAGAAAACACGGCAGGACCGGGAAACCCCGTGAACATTCCATCGGTCACTTACAATTACCTGGGCATCAATGTCGGACAGGCCAGTGTGCCGCAGATCATTGACCTGAACAGGGATGGTTTGAAGGATTTGGTCATCGGTGAAAAAAATGGGAACATAAATTATCTTGTCAATACGGGTACTACTACCTCGCCAGTTTTCAATCCCGATCCGGCAATGCCGCCAAATATTTTTTACCTGGGAACCGTCGATACCCGTATTCCTGGATATTCTACGGGTCATTCTGCTCCTTTTATCATCGATACCGAAACAGACGGCTACAGGCTCTATACAGGTTCCGAAATTGGCAGGATTGAGGTTTATGGAAATATTGACGGAAACCTGGGAGGGACTTTTTCCACCCAGACAGAAACTTTCGGTGGCTTGGCAGAGGGGATTCGCACGCATCTGGTGTTGGAAGATCTGAATGAGGATGGTTTTTTGGATTTAATTCTCGGCAATTTTTCGGGAGGACTGGAGATTTTCGGAACGGATATTCCAAAGTATATCAATGTTTCTAATGAAGAGGTGGCTGATGTGGATGGCTTGAGGATATTCCCAAATCCGGCCGATGAAAAAATCATCATTTCAACAAACCATTCTTCTGGTGAATTAATAGAAGTTGAGCTATATGACCTTACCGGAAAAAAACTCCTGACCAGCAAATGGTCAGGAGTTTCCCAAGCCATTGATGTATCAACATTACCCCCGGCCATTTATGTGGTTAAAGTTTTACGGGGGCACCAAATAAGGGTAGAAAAAATAATAGTTGAGTAA
- a CDS encoding DnaJ domain-containing protein, translating to MDYFKFYEIPVSFSPDMTEIRRKYLVNSKQYHPDFFTQESESRQDEILKLSSLNNEAYKVLSDEDLRMKYILESEKILTEENKNDIPQDFLMDMMDFNEKLMELEFDFSPEILEESKNELQQIENQLRNEVASILKKKTITEASEEELLEVKNYYLKKRYLLRISEKLATFASR from the coding sequence ATGGATTATTTTAAATTTTATGAAATTCCCGTTTCCTTTTCTCCGGATATGACTGAAATCCGGAGAAAGTACCTTGTCAACAGCAAGCAATATCATCCTGACTTTTTCACCCAGGAATCTGAATCCAGACAAGATGAAATCCTGAAATTATCAAGTCTGAACAATGAAGCCTATAAAGTACTGTCGGATGAAGACTTAAGGATGAAATATATCCTTGAGTCTGAAAAAATTCTCACGGAGGAAAATAAAAACGACATCCCGCAGGACTTCCTGATGGATATGATGGATTTTAATGAAAAACTGATGGAACTGGAGTTTGATTTTTCACCGGAAATATTGGAAGAATCAAAAAATGAACTACAACAAATTGAAAATCAATTGCGTAATGAAGTAGCTTCCATACTGAAAAAAAAGACCATAACAGAAGCTTCGGAAGAGGAACTTTTAGAGGTCAAAAATTATTATCTAAAAAAACGCTACTTGTTGCGAATTTCTGAAAAATTAGCTACATTTGCGTCCCGTTGA
- the rseP gene encoding RIP metalloprotease RseP — MDILIMIGQLVLSLSILIILHEMGHFIPARLFGTRVEKFYLFFDAGFSLFKKKIGETEYGIGWLPLGGYVKIAGMIDESFDKEQMAQPPQPWEFRTKPAWQRLIIMLGGVTVNFILGFFIYGMVLWVWGEEYLPADKVTEGIYVDSLGMELGLQDGDKIISIGDTPFDQFNDRQLIHAISIENADHIKVNRNNEVIDLPVSDEWANKLISHDNKDKAIFGPRMLFIADSIITDSPADKAGMLKNDRIISLNDQSVPYFHEFAKAVGGLKETPVKVGVIRNQTDTLSFNMTTTKNGTIGVAPIGFEFERIDYTFGASIPAGFTKGISFLTTQLKAFGQMFRGNIDASESLGGFASIGKMFGAQWNWERFWLMTAILSLILAFMNLLPIPALDGGYVMFLIFEVVTGIKPSDKVIEVANTIGFVLVLGLLLYANGLDIVRAWF; from the coding sequence ATGGATATATTAATAATGATCGGTCAATTGGTGCTCAGTCTCTCAATACTGATTATTCTGCATGAAATGGGACATTTTATCCCGGCGAGATTGTTTGGCACCCGTGTTGAAAAATTTTATTTATTTTTTGACGCAGGTTTTTCCCTTTTCAAAAAGAAGATTGGTGAAACCGAATATGGCATCGGATGGCTTCCCCTGGGAGGATATGTCAAAATTGCCGGCATGATCGATGAAAGTTTTGATAAAGAACAAATGGCCCAACCTCCCCAACCCTGGGAGTTCAGGACCAAACCGGCCTGGCAACGACTCATTATTATGCTTGGGGGCGTAACGGTGAATTTTATATTAGGATTTTTCATCTACGGTATGGTGCTTTGGGTGTGGGGCGAAGAATATCTTCCCGCGGATAAGGTGACAGAAGGCATTTATGTCGATTCATTAGGGATGGAACTTGGCTTGCAGGATGGAGATAAGATCATTAGCATTGGCGATACGCCTTTTGACCAGTTTAACGATCGCCAGCTCATTCATGCCATAAGCATTGAGAATGCAGATCATATTAAGGTGAACAGGAATAATGAAGTGATCGATCTTCCCGTAAGTGATGAATGGGCCAATAAACTGATCAGCCACGACAATAAGGATAAAGCCATCTTTGGGCCGAGGATGTTATTTATCGCAGACAGTATAATAACGGATTCTCCTGCTGATAAAGCCGGTATGCTAAAAAATGACCGCATTATTAGCCTGAATGATCAATCGGTACCTTATTTCCATGAATTTGCCAAAGCGGTAGGAGGCCTCAAGGAAACTCCCGTCAAGGTAGGGGTGATTCGCAATCAAACGGACACCTTGAGCTTTAATATGACCACCACTAAAAATGGTACGATTGGGGTGGCTCCAATCGGATTCGAATTTGAACGAATCGATTATACTTTTGGAGCCTCTATTCCCGCAGGATTCACCAAAGGAATCAGCTTTTTAACTACCCAGCTAAAAGCTTTCGGGCAGATGTTCCGGGGCAATATTGACGCCTCTGAAAGCCTCGGAGGGTTTGCCTCAATAGGCAAGATGTTCGGAGCCCAGTGGAACTGGGAACGGTTCTGGCTCATGACGGCCATTTTATCTCTTATCCTGGCCTTTATGAATTTATTGCCGATTCCTGCGCTGGACGGCGGGTACGTGATGTTTCTCATTTTTGAAGTAGTCACCGGTATAAAACCAAGCGATAAGGTCATTGAAGTTGCCAACACGATTGGCTTCGTGCTCGTTTTAGGGCTTTTGCTTTATGCCAATGGACTTGATATTGTACGGGCGTGGTTTTAG
- a CDS encoding 16S rRNA (uracil(1498)-N(3))-methyltransferase, which produces MNIFYCDNIEGDNARLSEEEAIHCSRVLRKREGDEIVIIDGKGLMCKAVLTSVTKKGCEARVGEVLQKDKKRNFHLHIAIAPTKNIDRIEWFLEKATEIGIDEVTLLLCEHSERKNVRLDRLEKIVLSAAKQSLKARLPKINGLMPFSEFVGQSFGDSRKFMGWCEEDEQKLLRDHYQPKQNVCFLIGPEGGFSLQEVEMARSHGFETISFGDSRLRTETAGLVACLSVNFVN; this is translated from the coding sequence GTGAATATATTTTATTGCGACAATATTGAAGGTGACAACGCCCGCCTTAGTGAAGAAGAGGCTATCCATTGTTCCCGCGTGCTGCGCAAACGGGAAGGAGATGAAATTGTCATCATTGACGGAAAGGGTCTGATGTGTAAAGCCGTTTTGACCAGTGTGACCAAAAAAGGGTGCGAAGCACGGGTAGGAGAGGTGCTGCAAAAAGATAAAAAAAGAAATTTCCACCTGCACATTGCCATAGCTCCCACCAAGAATATAGATCGTATAGAGTGGTTCCTTGAAAAAGCAACGGAAATCGGCATTGACGAGGTAACCCTTTTGCTTTGCGAACATTCCGAAAGGAAAAATGTCCGCCTGGACCGGCTGGAAAAAATTGTGCTTTCAGCGGCGAAACAATCGCTAAAAGCTAGGCTGCCCAAAATCAACGGGCTGATGCCTTTTTCGGAATTTGTCGGGCAATCTTTTGGCGATTCACGCAAATTCATGGGTTGGTGCGAAGAGGATGAACAAAAACTGCTCCGAGATCATTATCAACCGAAACAGAACGTATGTTTTCTCATAGGTCCCGAAGGAGGGTTCAGTTTGCAGGAGGTGGAAATGGCCCGAAGTCATGGTTTTGAAACCATAAGTTTCGGAGATAGCCGTCTTCGCACGGAAACTGCCGGACTGGTGGCCTGCCTTTCTGTTAATTTTGTGAATTAA
- a CDS encoding DUF4159 domain-containing protein — translation MKYFLMLPVLVLISAFSFESIHSSSEPPTLQLALLKYNGGGDWYANPTSLPNLAAFCNDKLGMNFEKDEAVVEVGSADLFSYPFVHMTGHGNVVFSEMEADNLRNYLKGGGFLHIDDNYGMDPYIRVAMKKVFPEQDFIELPFEHEIFHQKFDFKSGLPKIHEHDGKPPRGYGLFWEGRLVCFYTYECDLGDGWEDPAVHKDPEATRRMALQMGANIIQYVFEK, via the coding sequence ATGAAATACTTCTTAATGCTGCCTGTTTTGGTCCTGATATCAGCTTTTTCTTTTGAATCGATTCACAGCAGCAGCGAACCCCCAACCCTTCAATTGGCACTGTTAAAATACAACGGTGGGGGAGATTGGTATGCCAATCCCACCTCTCTGCCAAATCTGGCGGCTTTCTGTAACGATAAACTGGGGATGAATTTTGAAAAGGACGAAGCGGTGGTTGAAGTGGGAAGTGCTGATCTTTTCAGTTATCCCTTTGTACACATGACCGGCCACGGAAATGTGGTCTTTTCGGAAATGGAGGCTGATAACTTAAGGAATTACCTTAAGGGAGGTGGGTTTCTTCACATTGATGATAATTACGGCATGGATCCTTATATCAGGGTAGCAATGAAAAAAGTATTCCCGGAGCAGGATTTTATTGAATTGCCTTTTGAACATGAAATTTTCCACCAAAAGTTTGACTTCAAATCAGGGTTGCCCAAAATCCATGAACACGACGGAAAACCTCCGCGTGGATATGGTCTTTTCTGGGAAGGAAGACTCGTTTGCTTTTACACCTATGAATGTGACCTTGGAGATGGATGGGAAGACCCCGCTGTTCATAAAGATCCTGAGGCTACTCGTCGGATGGCTTTGCAAATGGGGGCCAACATCATCCAGTACGTATTTGAGAAATAA
- a CDS encoding SAM-dependent methyltransferase, protein MDSPTIPSFWEDKYQGQQTPWDIGYASPPLRHYVDQVSDMTQRILIPGAGHAHEAIYLHRRGFENVFVCDWAPTAFKHLDRSCPDFPSAHKLVNDFFKLELSVDLILEQTFFCAIPPSLRPDYARKASELLADGGKLAGVLFSENFTTPGPPFGGTAAEYIQYFEPYFHIRLMESSKKSIKPRLGRELFIELEKK, encoded by the coding sequence ATGGATTCACCTACTATTCCTTCCTTTTGGGAAGATAAGTACCAAGGTCAGCAAACTCCCTGGGATATCGGCTACGCCTCTCCCCCATTGAGGCATTATGTGGATCAGGTCAGCGATATGACTCAACGGATTTTGATCCCCGGGGCGGGCCATGCTCATGAAGCCATTTATTTACACAGAAGGGGCTTTGAAAATGTTTTTGTTTGTGATTGGGCGCCAACAGCTTTTAAACATCTTGACCGTTCTTGCCCTGATTTTCCTTCAGCACACAAATTGGTCAATGATTTTTTCAAGCTGGAGTTAAGCGTTGATCTGATCCTGGAACAAACCTTTTTTTGCGCCATCCCGCCATCCCTTCGGCCTGATTATGCCCGGAAAGCATCGGAATTACTTGCCGATGGAGGAAAATTAGCCGGCGTATTGTTTTCCGAGAACTTTACCACTCCGGGGCCGCCTTTTGGAGGAACGGCAGCCGAGTACATCCAATACTTTGAACCCTATTTTCACATCAGGCTCATGGAAAGCAGCAAAAAGTCAATTAAACCCAGATTGGGCAGGGAGCTATTTATTGAATTGGAAAAAAAATAG
- a CDS encoding DUF4230 domain-containing protein: MSTKIDSTTRAKNMGRLLVVVLAITLGGILIYRNYSGKTGYSNIPQEMTINYLPSDFKADIDTDEALAVLANPQRNRKDFDNLVYNLNMSILKHVANRMGLDDNLKSKLEGEYQKHHPYLKNLYYHDFVALKDTTSALYQTWYDNESTNAIDVLNEVASKYTCFFVNQIVTTLVETHGGSILGKGTNVDTPCGIALTEALRPLLKRMEDRAAIEDFSRSKGLLQEKVEKVIAELATMEVRDKKGINKQLQTKIWGVNVSSSDIQITAISILKVGFRLNDYFKVDLNSKANVVTITLPEPVILSHEVYPKIEKLDIGWLREVQDVNLNEGFNKLRTVFRQEALESDIMEKSKTQAVELMNTMFLPIITSMNNKYKLKVRFKEPEPDEAIEENFEN; encoded by the coding sequence ATGTCAACTAAAATTGATTCAACAACCCGGGCCAAAAACATGGGTCGTTTGCTGGTCGTTGTGCTTGCCATTACCCTTGGAGGGATTCTAATCTACCGAAATTATTCCGGGAAAACGGGCTATTCGAATATTCCCCAGGAAATGACCATCAACTATCTTCCTTCAGATTTTAAGGCTGACATCGATACGGATGAAGCTCTAGCTGTGTTGGCCAATCCTCAGCGAAACCGAAAAGATTTTGATAACCTGGTTTACAACCTCAATATGTCCATTTTAAAGCACGTTGCCAACAGGATGGGGTTAGACGATAACCTCAAGAGCAAACTGGAAGGAGAATACCAAAAACACCATCCATATCTCAAAAATTTATACTACCACGATTTTGTGGCACTCAAAGATACTACCTCTGCCTTATACCAAACCTGGTACGACAACGAATCGACTAATGCCATTGATGTATTGAACGAAGTGGCTTCCAAATACACCTGCTTTTTCGTCAACCAAATAGTAACTACCCTGGTCGAAACCCATGGCGGAAGTATTTTGGGGAAAGGAACCAATGTGGATACCCCTTGTGGCATTGCCCTGACCGAGGCGCTTCGGCCATTATTGAAAAGAATGGAAGACCGTGCCGCCATTGAGGATTTCAGCCGGTCAAAGGGGTTATTACAGGAAAAAGTGGAAAAGGTCATAGCGGAACTTGCTACCATGGAAGTACGCGATAAAAAGGGTATCAACAAACAATTACAGACTAAAATATGGGGAGTAAATGTTTCTTCCTCTGATATTCAAATCACGGCCATTAGCATATTGAAAGTAGGATTTCGGCTGAATGACTATTTCAAGGTGGATCTAAACTCCAAAGCCAATGTAGTGACTATCACCCTTCCTGAGCCGGTGATTCTTTCTCATGAAGTCTATCCCAAAATTGAAAAACTGGACATCGGATGGCTTAGGGAAGTTCAGGATGTCAATTTAAACGAAGGGTTTAATAAGTTAAGAACCGTCTTCCGGCAGGAAGCCCTGGAAAGTGATATTATGGAAAAATCAAAAACTCAGGCAGTTGAATTGATGAATACCATGTTTTTACCCATTATTACTTCCATGAACAATAAGTACAAACTCAAGGTTCGGTTTAAGGAGCCTGAACCTGATGAAGCCATAGAGGAAAATTTTGAAAATTGA
- the folP gene encoding dihydropteroate synthase, translated as MLNPQLTINCAGQLLSLESPVVMGIINVTPDSFYQGSRTLSVDSALAQAEKMLREGARIIDVGGMSTRPGADLVTEEQETSRVIPVIEAINKRFPEVHISIDTVHGSVARRSAAVGAGMINDISAGRMDPEMYATVAELDLPYVLMHMKGTPKDMQQNPAYENVSLEVLDFLIAEVGKLRELGVKDIVLDPGFGFGKKVEDNYELLKNLDVLNIPGLPLMVGVSRKSMIYKPLNINPEEALAGTSALHLFALMRGAKILRCHDVKEAMQTIKLWKMLQ; from the coding sequence ATGCTTAACCCTCAGCTGACAATTAACTGTGCAGGGCAACTGCTGAGCCTGGAATCTCCCGTGGTAATGGGGATCATAAATGTAACTCCGGATTCTTTTTATCAGGGAAGCAGAACCCTGAGTGTGGATTCGGCATTGGCCCAGGCTGAAAAAATGCTCCGGGAAGGTGCCCGGATTATTGATGTAGGGGGCATGTCTACCCGGCCAGGAGCTGATTTGGTTACCGAAGAGCAGGAAACCAGCAGAGTAATCCCTGTTATCGAAGCAATAAATAAGCGTTTTCCTGAAGTTCATATTTCCATAGATACAGTCCATGGGTCAGTAGCCAGGAGAAGTGCCGCGGTCGGGGCAGGAATGATCAATGACATTTCTGCCGGTCGTATGGATCCTGAAATGTATGCCACGGTGGCTGAACTGGATTTACCTTATGTTTTAATGCATATGAAAGGAACGCCTAAAGATATGCAGCAAAATCCTGCTTACGAAAACGTAAGTTTGGAAGTATTGGATTTTTTGATTGCGGAAGTGGGTAAATTGCGTGAACTTGGTGTAAAGGATATTGTACTGGATCCCGGGTTTGGGTTTGGCAAAAAGGTGGAAGATAATTATGAACTGCTCAAAAATCTTGATGTGCTAAATATCCCCGGATTGCCTTTGATGGTTGGAGTTTCACGTAAATCAATGATATACAAACCATTGAATATCAATCCGGAAGAAGCTTTGGCCGGAACTTCAGCTCTACATCTATTTGCATTGATGAGGGGAGCAAAAATTTTGAGGTGCCATGATGTAAAGGAAGCCATGCAGACTATTAAACTTTGGAAAATGTTACAGTAA